In Drosophila willistoni isolate 14030-0811.24 unplaced genomic scaffold, UCI_dwil_1.1 Seg379, whole genome shotgun sequence, one DNA window encodes the following:
- the LOC124461350 gene encoding uncharacterized protein LOC124461350 has translation MGKVFGSKKTNVIIRREFEARKWCVGEPFLNYFNDKVGLAGGLRLPEDEMVEYIVDGIPDRHLREMACMQRFGSKDDVLAAFVNIVLQREKPVSLSNVSAKKKPTFRCFNCNCLGHLAADCNKPIRATGACFGCGEMGHRVADCSQNKKKPAAISDAS, from the exons ATGGGAAAAGTCTTCGGATCAAAGAAGACCAATGTAATAATTCGAAGAGAGTTTGAGGCACGCAAGTGGTGCGTCGGCGAACCGTTCCTGAATTACTTTAACGACAAAGTTGGCTTGGCTGGCGGCTTGCGTTTGCCGGAGGACGAGATGGTCGAGTATATTGTTGACGGAATACCAGACCGTCACTTGCGAGAGATGGCTTGTATGCAGCGTTTTGGGTCTAAGGATGACGTGTTGGCAGCATTTGTCAACATAGTGCTGCAGCGGGAAAAACCTGTATCTCTGTCAAATGTTTCCGCAAAGAAGAAGCCCACATTCAGGTGCTTCAACTGTAACTGCCTGGGTCACCTAGCAGCCGACTGTAACAAACCAATAAGAGCAACTGGTGCTTGCTTTGGATGTGGTGAAATGGGTCACCGAGTGGCAGATTGCAGTCAAAATAAGAAGAAGCCCGCAGCAATATCA GATGCCTCATAG